The window AGAAAAATATAAATGAGGATGCGTTCATAGGCCGCAGGAACATAAAATCCGGCCAAAAATCCCAGAGCCACTCCCCCCAAAGCGAAAGGAATAAAACGGGCGGCGATTGTCATGTCAACCATTCCGCTGAATAGATAGGTTAATGAACCAGTTCCCTTACCTGCAATTTGGGTGAAGATGGAAATGGCAACCGCCTCAGAGGGCCGTATATTTAAAAAGATGAGTACCGGAATCCACAGCACGCCTGCCCCCAGACCTGTAAACATGACCATCGTTCCCACTGCGATGGCCAGCAGATGGACAAGAATAAACGCCGAGAATGTCAGTGGAATTTTATTGCCGAAAAAGGGTGAAAGCAAAATAAGATATATGCAATCGGCCAATACCCAGAAAACCAGATGCGTCGGTGTTTTGGCCAGCCTGTTGGAGGGTTTCACCTCTTTAGTTTGGTCTGCCTTTCGCCGCAGGTGTGGACCGTAGATCTTGAAAATGTAAATAAGGGTGGCAACAAAGGCACTAAATCGGACCAGGTGCCAAATCCACCACATCCCGTTCCAGGGGGTGGAAAAAGGAAAAAGGACTGCAGCTATGCCGAAGAATCCCACAAGACAAGCAAAAAACAGATCCTGGCTTTGGCGCTCCTGCTTGTAAGATAGGTAACATTCGATCATTGATACAAAAAATAAAAATCCGGCTGTTAGATTAATTAATACCGCAGCCATGGTAAAGTTACCGTCAAACAAGGGCATAATCTTTGGGACATCTTCAGGAAAAAGAAGAGCCCGAAGTCCTACGGAAGCGGTGAGCGCAACAAAGCCGAAAAAGATAAACCTCAGTTCAAAAAGATTTCTCATTTGCCGTCCACGGCTGAACCAGGCTGAAGAAAAGAAAAACCCTCCGGAAAGGCTGGCTACGCTGTGAAGGAAGATAAAGGCGTCACCAGGCCTACTGATGGCGTGGGCAGTATCCAGTATACCCATGCCGGCAAACCCTGTGGCCAGCATAATCAGACGGGCATCCAATTTTGCTTGGGATTTTATGAGAAGGAGAATCCCGATCAGGCAAGAGATCAGAGCGCCAGAGATTTCCAGAGATGAATGCAGCCGGTAATCGAGCCATTGCCACGCATAAAGCGTATCAAAAAAGAATGAAGTCACCAGAATAGATACAAGCCCGACTGCCAGGAATATTTTTGTAACCAGCAGATAATTTTTTAATCCGGTCAAGACTCTTTCCTAATGAGAAAAATGCCGTAGGTTGCCAGGAAATTGGGCAGAAATTTTACCTGACGGCCTTGGCGTTGATGTTCATGAGTGTTGATGGCAGCACTCTCTAATATCCTGAATCCGGCCTTGCGGGCAAAATGTTTGAAATCCCTGAGGCTTAACACCCGGATGTTGGGCGTGTTGTACCATGTATAGGGTAATTCCCGGGTAACCGGGGCGCATCCGGTCAGCGCAAGCTTGGCTCTGACCTTATAATGACCAAAATTAGGGAAACTGACGATACCCTTGTCCGCCACCCGGAGCATGGCCTGAATCAAAGTGGCGGGATCATAAACCTGCTGAAGGGTCTGGGAACAGATGGCATAGTCAAAGGCTTGATCCGGATAATCCCGGATTTCTTCGTTAATATCCCCCTGAAGCACCGATATACCCTTTTCAATGCAGCGCATGACCTTGGCTTCTTCTATTTCGATGCCCCGCTCAATCACCTGTTTCTCGGTTTTCAGGTGGTGCAGGATCTCCCCTTCACCGCAACCCAGCCCCAGGACTCTGGAACCCGGTTTGATCCAGGAGGCAATGATCTGAAGATCGTATCTTAATCGGGGCAGTTTCTGTTGTTTTGAATCTTTCATAATACGAACCTATTTATTTTCACTCAATGCCCGGCCTAAAAAACCTTTCATCAGGCTGTTGAGTTTAGGATTGGGCAGCAAAAATGCGTCGTGGCCCCACTGGGCATCAATCTGGCAAAAACTGATATCCAGGTTGTTTTTTTTCATGGCCGTCACCATCTCCTTGGACTGATAAGTTGGATA is drawn from uncultured Desulfobacter sp. and contains these coding sequences:
- the metW gene encoding methionine biosynthesis protein MetW, with protein sequence MKDSKQQKLPRLRYDLQIIASWIKPGSRVLGLGCGEGEILHHLKTEKQVIERGIEIEEAKVMRCIEKGISVLQGDINEEIRDYPDQAFDYAICSQTLQQVYDPATLIQAMLRVADKGIVSFPNFGHYKVRAKLALTGCAPVTRELPYTWYNTPNIRVLSLRDFKHFARKAGFRILESAAINTHEHQRQGRQVKFLPNFLATYGIFLIRKES
- a CDS encoding sulfite exporter TauE/SafE family protein codes for the protein MTGLKNYLLVTKIFLAVGLVSILVTSFFFDTLYAWQWLDYRLHSSLEISGALISCLIGILLLIKSQAKLDARLIMLATGFAGMGILDTAHAISRPGDAFIFLHSVASLSGGFFFSSAWFSRGRQMRNLFELRFIFFGFVALTASVGLRALLFPEDVPKIMPLFDGNFTMAAVLINLTAGFLFFVSMIECYLSYKQERQSQDLFFACLVGFFGIAAVLFPFSTPWNGMWWIWHLVRFSAFVATLIYIFKIYGPHLRRKADQTKEVKPSNRLAKTPTHLVFWVLADCIYLILLSPFFGNKIPLTFSAFILVHLLAIAVGTMVMFTGLGAGVLWIPVLIFLNIRPSEAVAISIFTQIAGKGTGSLTYLFSGMVDMTIAARFIPFALGGVALGFLAGFYVPAAYERILIYIFLLIAGYLLMTTLHSLSETEPEICKSPGDHSFSKSYPVVFFSSFFTGLLSIGNTDWIIPHMIQKLKMPTSRAVATGLFIMFASILFYLFLVWISVLTGKGTWPHGTYLLFATCSGVILGGQMGTRLIRILWFKRHQKHGFILMLALSIIHLLW